The sequence below is a genomic window from Montipora capricornis isolate CH-2021 chromosome 14, ASM3666992v2, whole genome shotgun sequence.
CTTTAACCGTTCCGTCTTCTTTTTTATCTGTAAGGGCACTGTAATGCAGCTTAGTTCACAAAAATTGCCATAACAGATAACAGTTATTAGTTAAGAATGTATGGCATTAGTTCACGAGTTTTGTAATTTTGGAACCACCAAATAAGCAAGGCGGTTGGGTACAAGTGGAGAAAATACCTCTCGTATCTTTCTGTACAACATGACTTTGTTTGTTAATAGAAAGGATTCAATTTATGCCCCTTCGTATTCTTATTAAAATTTACCAGGGTCTCCAGACTTCGCAACCGACCATCACAGAAAGcgcaattagttttgttttgAGAAATTTGTATAAATTTTTTCTTTAGGTCAATAGACATATCCGTTTTGTAACCCACATGCGAAATCaactggtttttttttcggaaCACTTTGTAAACTAAATTgctaaaaacttttcttcttGGAGTGAACGCGTTTATTTCGATTGATATTGTACTACATATTTTCACGTTAATTCCGGTCAATGCCGGCGCTGTTTATGTATTCCGCACCAAAGAATTAAGGTTACTCAGTTCAACTGTTTGGTCCACACACGAAAACGTTGTTAACCTTTCCCGAAATCGGGTAAGAATGTTTTTGTCACTGACATGCAAATTCGGTCATTGCAAGGCCGTGGGTTGGGCATCCCGGCTACttcgaaaagaaaagaaaattggacttCAATACTTTCATTAAGAGGTAAGTTAGGGCGTCCGAAAACGAAATCACTTACAAGGTTGTCAGAGTCTTGTTCCGCTTTCTggagaaacaaaattttgatgTCGCAACCAGCAGCTGAAGAAGCACAAAGCGCAAACCCACAGACTGTGCTCCTTCACTCCGCTAATATAGCTCCACAATACGTGATTTCACTATGGACTCTGTTTACTATGTTTATTAATCTACGTGTGGGTATTGTATTTAATCCGGATGGCCATTGGCTGCTATTCACAGCGTGAACGACGACATGACGCGCAATCGCCCTTTTCCTCCAATTGCAATGATCCAAGCCCTGAAAACGTGATGTGATGTCGTCATAGGTAACATGATTTTCTCCATATCGCCAAATGCGGCGGGAAGTGATAAATCTCGTATTTGAGAAACACTCATTGTACCAGTTTTTCTCTAAGTAAACAAAACACTTCGACCAATCCTAGAAGTCTTGAGACAGGATACTAAAACAGTCAGCGACGAAACAGAAAAGGGGGCAAAAATCAATAAATACCTAAATCAAATTATTTACAACATATAAATATTTACATTGCGTTGCAATAGCAAAGCATTCGCTTGGAAGGCAATATTAACAGACTCAGCATGAACAGCAGCCATTGAAAGACCATTCCAGAAGGGGGTGATAACAAGGCAAAAAGAGGACTTATACGCATTAGTGCAGGCAAAGATGTCTCAACTTATGAGGGTGGCAAGAGCGAATGCTTCTATGAGCTAAGGTGACAGATGCTGGAAATGTTAAGTGAGTCTGATTGTGCATGGCTTTATACATCATAGTAGCGGCACTTGGATACCGACGGACTTCGAGAGTTTCCCAGCCAAGCGAATGCTAGACAGGAGTTACAATGGAAAACTGTGAATAACTGATTTTAAAATACCGCCAACAGGTATGGAAAAGCCCTATCACATGGGCAGACGAGACATTAACGTTCAAATTCTCTAGATATTGCATGCAGCAAATGCACAACTAAACAACGCCATGCAACATTGCAACATCATGAACGACCACATTAATTAAGCATGTGACACGTATCGGGATGCATGAAATCGTTGGAATTTCGAATTCCAAAATGGGTTGAGCCTGTCTTGCATACTCTATATTCAGTTACAAAGTAAAAATTATTGGAAATCACAATTCTTTCGTACGCCACAACAAGTCTTAACACCAAAATTGAGCTCGTTCCACACGCGTTTCGCGGTCGACGCGCGTGAATTCGCGCTAGGAGAAAGTAATCCAGACCGAAACAAGACAATAAACGCCTTCATTCTGGGGGCACCAACATTAAGCCGCCTTATTACGTGGAGTGCCGCAGGAAGCCAACGTCATAAAATGGGCCGAATTCCGTTTTCATGTTGGGCGCAAATCGACacgtcttttttttaatttttgagatGTTTAAAATGTTCTGCATTTCCTGTAGCCGTTAGCAACCTGATTTTACGTAAAACTCCTCGAAGgcatgaagtttttttttttcgcgcttggtccttttctttttcagacAAACACCTTCATCGATTTTCTTTGACCGCAATGGAGAGTCAAAGAGAGAACGTTCTTGAGGGGGTCTACAGAAGTGAATAAAGGCAAGTTTTAAACTTTGTAACTGCTAAACAATGAACCTTTAATTTAACATCGAGGTCCTTAAATGCTTTAACACGAAACATACCAGACTGAGTGTATGTaaattgattttgttttattttgacaTGTCCATGGTATGGCTTTTACAATCTTTCAGTAGTGAAAAGAGCTGCAAATCAGTCAAAGGTCTTCACAGTCAACGACTTGAAAGTTCGCAATGAAATTATTAGACAGAAGTAAAATTATTTGGTGGTGTGTGATGGTAATATTCTTCCACATTGCTGTATGATAGTTGTTGCTAGTAaatcccgaaagtagcgacccccccccccccccgaaagtagcgagACCAAGTTTTTGAAATGGTATACCTTAAACAATGTCAATAAATagtcaaaattttaatgtacaataatatgttcGTGCAGTGTCACAAATTGTTTACGATAAAGCACTTTAATTTACAACAAGGGGTTTTATGCCACCATTCGTCCTTGACATCAGTTCACTGATGTAGCCATGTAAcggagggtgtaaagtgcagcttgcaggtcattgttttactacaACTCAAACAACCCAAGCCTTTTCAAAAATGCTAACTTAAGGCTAACGTTGATTTTTTAGGCCAGGCCTCATGTTAGCATTAGTTAAGTTctgggttgtttcagctttggtgaaacagtgacctgcaactctaacatgcagtttacaccctccagcGATGCAAGAACTACCGTAAACCGGTATAATTTCGTATTGAACTTTTCCCAGTTTCTATATAGTTTTTTTGCtgtatttattatttatcaaGCGTTAAATAAACATTTGCTTGTCTGCATTTTTCATACTTTAATGCATGGACCAGAGTTATGACCAGTAGCTATACTCTACCAAAAATATCACATTTCAATTCACGAATCggtaattaacaaatcgaaagtggttcaccgttgtctgtactcttatcgacaacgatattcgtcatcacagtggtcaaaatgtcgTGCGCCGAGTGTGTCCACAAgggttgtctataactttctcgcaatatgattgctTTATTTGCTTATTTGCATGCTTGGTAaaagaggtgtgccaggcctctagagttttcctaacacgaaaagagcctttgtcgataactcgagaatgactgaaatcaatgcgatgaccgaaagaccacgcatgtttcgcaatgtttgacccattggcacatgtttttacattcctaacgtgttctttcttgcgggtttcaaagcaacggccagtttcacctatataacaccaatcacaatcggcacagggtattttataaaccacgttgggttggtgttcaatagctggtctgaatttaggagaaaggaattcttgttgtaaagtcttgaggggcttatttacaactcggatatcgtgtcttcgaagaattcttgttaggggttgcgtaacaccattgataaaaggaaggacagcaaaaccgttagggttctcttgaggcgcaaaccatttaaaaaacatgccaaCCAATTCTACAGGTGAAGGGATGGCATGTGTGGGTGGTTTGCAAAATTTCCGCTTTAAGATATTGGAAATAACAAAGGAGGGATAGTTGTTGGCTTGTAAATCATGAAAGACGTGATTGAGTTCGGTATTTTTCCCTTGCGGTGTACTTGGGAGTTTAATTTCGCGGTGTAGGAGGGTTTCAGCTGTGCTGATCTTGTGGCGTTTGTCGTGGTGAGgagaaaagtctaaatatctgTCCGTGTGAGTTCCTTTTTTACGGTAAACATCAATAGTGATCGTGTTATCCTTGCGAGAAACCAAAGTATCCAAGAAGCCGATCTGTTGGTCAGATTCCTCTTCAATAGTGAATGAGATGTGTGGATCGATAGAATTAAGTGTAGTATGAAAAGAGTTAACAGCATCTCTTTTGATGATGCAGAAGCTATCATCCACGTAGCGTTTCCATACTTTAGGTTGTACTTCAGACGTGTTAATGGCCATTTCTTCGATCGCTTCCATGCACAAGTTCGCCACCACAGGGCTGACGGGGCTACCCATCGCGCAACCATGGATCTGTTTGTATATCTTATCATCATAAATAAAGTAATTGTTAGATAAGATAAATTTCAACAGAGAAATGATTTCATTACTGTCTAAGCTCGTGCGTGAAGGAAGTGAGTTGTCCTTAAGTAGTTTGTTGCTTATGTAATCACAGGCTTTGTCTACAGGAATAGCTGTAAATAGTGATACCACGTCGAAGGATAGCATAACTTCGTCATCCTGGATGTCAACGTTAGAGATTTCTTCAGCAAACTTGGCAGAGTTAGGAACAGAGAAACCATTACTGTTTTGTAAAGGTGACAAGATGTCGGCAAGAAACTTGGAAGTATTGTAGAGAGCTGAGCCAATGAATGAAACAATGGGTCTAACagggtttccttgtttgtggtGTTTGATTGATCCACGAATGGCTGGTGGTATGGCATCAGTGGAGTGGAGTTTCCGGTTAAGTGGAATCACTGATCTTATAATGATTCTTCAGGACGAGAAGCCTTTTGTTGAGTTGACGTTCAATCCTCTTGAAGGAGGATTTGAGGACTAGTTCATAGGTGTTACGGTCACTAAGTAGAGAGTCCATTTTACTGTCGTAATCACTTTTATCCAGGACAACAAAACAGTTTCCTTTATCAGCTTTCATTAAAATCCTGGTctcatctttttttaaatcttgaagGGCTTTTCTTTCATCAGCATTGAGGTTCTTATGGGAAGGTGGTCTTGCTTTGTGAAGAATCGTAGCCGTGGAGTTACGAATGAAATTCTTCTATTCTTCCGGTAGATGGTGAATCGCGGCTTCTACTTCAGCAACAATATTCTTGTGAGGGATTTGGTTGGGAGTTGGAGCAAATTTAGGACCCTTTTCTAAGAGAGATCGTTCAGAAACAGTGAGAGGTTTTTTGGATAGGTTAACTACCCAATTGCTCTTGTCTACAAGGTTCGAGGATGAATTAAATTCATTGTGAAGGTTGCTGAGCTTTTTGGCGTGTCTGGTATTAATATTGTCGCGGACGGCCTCGCGGCTCTTCTTTTCAAGAAATCCTTGAGTGCCATAAGGTTATCGGAGGAGACCAAAGGTGTCAATTCTTTGAGTGTTTCTTGGATGGTACGATTCTTGGTTTTAATTTGGTCATGGCAAATGGAGACTCTAGCTTTCATACAATGCATGCTTGCTCGTTGCTTGCTGAACTAGAAGCCGCGATTCACCATCTACCAGAAGAATCGAAGAATTTCATTCGTAACTCCACGGCTACGATTCTTCACAAAGCAAGACCACCTTCCCATAAGAACCTCAATGCTTATGAAAGAAAAGCCcttcaagatttaaaaaaagatgagACCAGGATTTTAATGAAAGCTGATAAAGGAAACTGTTTTGTTGTCCTGGATAAAAGTGATTACGACAGTAAAATGGACTCTCTACTTAGTGACCGTAACACCTATGAACTAGTCCTCAAATCCTCCTTCAAGAGGATTGAACGTCAACTCAACAAAAGGCTTCTCGTCCTGAAGAATCATTATAAGATCAGTGATTCCACTTAACCGGAAACTCCACTCCACTGATGCCATACCACCAGCCATTCGTGGATCAATCAAACaccacaaacaaggaaaccctGTTAGACCCATTGTTTCATTCATTGGCTCAGCTCTCTACAATACTTCCAAGTTTCTTACCGACATCTTGTCACCTTTACAAAACAGTAATGGTTTCTCTGTTCCTAACTCTGCCAAGTTTGCTGAAGAAATCTCTAACGTTGACATCCAGGATGACGAAGTTATGCTATCCTTCGACGTGGTATCACTATTTACAGCTATTCCTGTAGACAAAGCCTGTGATTACATAAGCAACAAACTACTTAAGGACAACTCACTTCCTTCACGCACGAGCTTAGACAGTAATGAAATCATTTCTCTGTTGAAATTTATCTTATCTAACAATTACTTTATTTATGATGATAAGATATACAAACAGATCCATGGTTGCGCGATGGGTAGCCCCGTCAGCGCTGTGGTGGCGAACTTGTGCATGGAAGCGATCGAAGAAATGGCCATTAACACGTCTGAAGTACAACCTAAAGTATGGAAACGCTACGTGGATGATAGCTTCTGCATCATCAAAAGAGATGCTGTTAACTCTTTTCATACTACACTTAATTCTATCGATCCACACATCTCATTCACTATTGAAGAGGAATCTGACCAACAGATCGGCTTCTTGGATACTTTGGTTTCTCGCAAGGATAACACGATCACTATTGATGTTTACCGTAAAAAAGGAACTCACACGGAcagatatttagacttttctcCTCACCACGACAAACGCCACAAGATCAGCACAGCTGAAACCCTCCTACACCGCGAAATTAAACTCCCAAGTACACCGCAAGGGAAAAATACCGAAATCAATCACGTCTTTGATGCTCTACAAGCCAACAACTATCCCTCCTTTGTTATTTCCAATATCTTAAAgcggaaattttccaaaccacCCACACATGCCACCCCTTCACCTGAAGAATTGGttggcatgttttttaaatggtttgcgcctcaagagaaccctaacggttttgctgtccttccttttatcaatggtgttacgcaacccctaacaagaattcttcgaagacacgatatccgagttgtaaataagcccctcaagactttacaacaagaattcctttctcctaaattcagaccagctattgaacaccaacccaacgtggtttataaaataccctgtgccgattgtgattggtgttatataggtgaaactggccgttgctttaaaacccgcaagaaagaacacgttaggaatgtaaaaacatgtgccaatgggtcaaacattgcgaaacatgcgtggtctttcggtcatcgcattgatttcagtcattctcgagttatcgacaaaggctcttttcgtgttaggaaaactctagaggcctggcacacctcttctaccaagcatgctgacaataactttaagccgattcctaatcagtataaaattctttttaaacaatagccaccatttttcatacctttactctgttctttttatcatttttatctcgccttttccgtatatatttcactaatttacattcaacgttttatccgtggaaggctgtagatcgacagccgaaagcttatattctttttcaaaatttttagccagagaacgttttttattgtattttaatatagGCTTAAAATTGAAGATAACATTGGGACACATTTCTTATTGTGTCTACATACACTTAATTTAGTGGCATTAATAAATTCCTGTTCAATACAGTTTGTGTAATGACATAGACTTgtcacaagtcgacctcacgataagtCTAGTAATAATGACAAAGGAATTAAAGTTACGTTACTTTTTGTCACACAACAAAGAACTCAGTTTGTTCACCACCTAATAATCAACAAAGTTATGTAATAATCCCTTTTAAAACTAGAACACAACACGAACATGTCTTCGTTGAAAGAACTAtgtcttttaaaataataaattattgttataacACATTGAGTTTACGATTTAATGTATTGTATCATGTTGTGAACACAATCAACTGTTGGTCTCACGACATTTCCTGTGTTCATACGATGTATACCAATCTTTCCATTTAAGGAATACACCCTTTTTGCAAAgcaaaggccaaaaatacatTCTGGTCAAGTAGAAGCAACATTGATTTTAAACATGGTACAAGCATTGCACTTTTGTTGTAGGATTTATACACCATACTTGTTGCACATAGATATCACAGAGCTTAAGCATGAGAAGTTTTTAAGCCAAAGatggaaaccggaagtgaacatttcgcatgccaggataGTCGTCTCTTCAAGAATTTTTAACTAATCGTctcacagagaaaaaaaatagttaTCACCATATATAAATAGGATAGTGTCACGAGAAGTTTAAAAGGAAAACTGCTCACTTCCCTTTGTTTAGTCTTCCTTTTATACAAATGAATTTGGTTGTTTTTAAtctcttctcttcattttagcATTGTAGGaagtcacactgtgtcaaacagaatGTGGCTGTGGCATTTTCgccacctgaatattgtaggttgtttgcgtaaaaaaaaaggcttacaaacggggggggggggatttacAGGCAGCCTCAGACCCCCCTAGCTATGCCCTTGAGCCTCATTTATAAATAACATACAAGTTTCAACTAAGAAAATGAGTAATTTATCCAGTTAACCGTCAAACATTTCAATAATAACCTTCACCATGTCTTTATAAACTTTTAAATTGACAAAAATGATCTGATTCATAACGGTATTGGATTTTTCTGTCAATAACCTACGTATGACTAAGTTTAGTGACAATTGTGTGTTCTTGCTTCCCCAatgcatttgaaattaaaatgtacATTTAACCTGTTCAGTAccgcgacaaatgacaatcaacacaTTCCTATTCGTTTAATGTTCAATTAAATAttgttgctgtcaacagaaacagcgcttaagggcggtgcctactaattcaaaggtatttttgccctggtgtgtgattatgcgggaaatgtagatcttaacaagttttcttgaaatcgaaaaacaaaattgggggtaaccacgcatttttcaaagataattcatgaacaatatttgtcaaaacctttaaaatacagaaccatgtatggcgttcttcctcaaattgaagcttaattatctctgaaaaatgcatggttgcccccaattttctttttggataccaatagtacttactaagatctactttctccggtaagttttaaaccgcacaaaaatatccctgcattagtaagcttcaccgataggaaatccgagtatcttgagatgcgcagaacgtatgcgcaataacaatagtaggcaccgtccttaaggtggctcaaaccagtttctaCACTTGAAAGTGatgttcttattagaaggattgacactacaacacttaatCACTTAtggtaacagcaatgttatggtgtACCAAATCAAACACCACTTATTGCTGAAAAACATTTGGTCCATTTGGGAAGTAAAAAGTTACGGTGGCAACAGCAAAGCCCCGCAAAagcaccccatattttggctgtGGAATTActtgattaaggacggtgcctactaattaaagatatttttgccccggtgtgtga
It includes:
- the LOC138031494 gene encoding uncharacterized protein, with translation MANGDSSFHTMHACSLLAELEAAIHHLPEESKNFIRNSTATILHKARPPSHKNLNAYERKALQDLKKDETRILMKADKGNCFVVLDKSDYDSKMDSLLSDLIPLNRKLHSTDAIPPAIRGSIKHHKQGNPVRPIVSFIGSALYNTSKFLTDILSPLQNSNGFSVPNSAKFAEEISNVDIQDDEVMLSFDVVSLFTAIPVDKACDYISNKLLKDNSLPSRTSLDSNEIISLLKFILSNNYFIYDDKIYKQIHGCAMGSPVSAVVANLCMEAIEEMAINTSEVQPKVWKRYVDDSFCIIKRDAVNSFHTTLNSIDPHISFTIEEESDQQIGFLDTLVSRKDNTITIDVYRKKGTHTDRYLDFSPHHDKRHKISTAETLLHREIKLPSTPQGKNTEINHVFDALQANNYPSFVISNILKRKFSKPPTHATPSPEELVGMFFKWFAPQENPNGFAVLPFINGVTQPLTRILRRHDIRVVNKPLKTLQQEFLSPKFRPAIEHQPNVVYKIPCADCDWCYIGETGRCFKTRKKEHVRNVKTCANGSNIAKHAWSFGHRIDFSHSRVIDKGSFRVRKTLEAWHTSSTKHADNNFKPIPNQYKILFKQ